One Ricinus communis isolate WT05 ecotype wild-type chromosome 2, ASM1957865v1, whole genome shotgun sequence DNA segment encodes these proteins:
- the LOC8274111 gene encoding uncharacterized protein LOC8274111 isoform X3 encodes MDKSAEEEGLVTVPEEMQQQERSKSRRLVQSTLLPHKSTAIESKSEQKSHKECNGDDKDGDNCENQGKKKRARKQKENPQSETPKVNKRAKEKSSPEATPEKDVMPKKAAKRGPRKNGTPRKNATPRKNATPRKNGTINGKTAPHMGENGDAMPQIPNLRLEAKMMAEENSRVFGGKQIHPFFLSRNASSRCHEKPIPRKLKGITFGPIHVFEREQDGAVSLDWRNWKFCEDSFINSSCTQDGPFSSIFECTGKSLCFDEFPSVSNPSGSLLCPDNLSSNKASPTAVSLDVQVDQLVKHAEDYQVDEVVLISGCERNSDEQQSQYPQERAASFHLGCANQLDSRLWTDKYQPKKSTELCGNDDSVKILSEWLRTWCRRGRQANRDEPGGDECDIQDPDYNCFRDDSDSENISEEGSFKNVLLITGPVGSGKSAAIYACAKEQGFRVLEASASECRNGALMKERFGALESQSTLDSQLLQWSQESSVEFQSVDDMKSPTVIPNSEVLQEHDNQGTEVIPISDEDISHEASETSEKFVYEDNSVACGQGQLKPLILFEDVDIVFAEDRGFISAIQQIADKIKGPVILTSNSNKPFLPDNLDRLELCFKMPLEKELLQHLCMVCSAEKVNVQPRLIEHLIDFCQRDIRKTIMHLQFWCQGEQFTKGRVSEVQRLSSPLPFDLEAGYQIFPKMIPWEFPSQLAELVMKEIAMSLCTMEDVIENQFDDHVMQSNMERCISETDSIEAKKKAMLSNNCSDHDCIDFFDFLDSSSNPLAFSLRNSRRKLAVVSSDSEDELLNGGVATTPDKDASDELCVEVDQSPSHCRRKLVMSSDSEGELLNGGVQTLLNKDASNELCVQVDDRCPFHCPSVQKSFSPSTELQLFSGAEKLEENLHQFSETSIDLNVKDTCVSIGVSCVPESSFVPETDINNGIEFSFGRVSGGQVGQASEILEEASVSNEFRQHVFTIGVDKFDEFMPKLHKDSDMPEGTCEFIAVSSHEEVEDSQIELIESITREHQLMDECSCIDFSRKVKPHEICRSSMEIDAVRESWRKLRDRRGDLGHFVAAEHKCSEIIEIACEMSNLISEAEVLHLKCQSLDSLGLPMIYSEESDAFSWSNEQLQMTSAILEHGFCFHAKVIAAAGMDMGFDSRVDSGEMPCTNSKIKVGGVLGQNVKGKQIDTRVGGVVSWPENATLPNSEKPQLVDIIRSMVPSRAYMTIKGNAFCEYRSSLGHMSRAESCRLSEGVNKTKKRRGRAARNYLSTGSLMLSSEEVSLLGLLQICSCCRNR; translated from the exons ATGGATAAATCAGCTGAAGAAGAAGGCCTGGTAACGGTGCCCGAAGAGATGCAGCAGCAGGAAAGGAGTAAAAGCCGGCGACTGGTGCAGTCAACTCTTTTACCTCACAAATCAACAGCAATTGAATCGAAAAGTGAGCAAAAGAGCCATAAGGAATGCAATGGAGATGATAAAGACGGTGATAACTGTGAGAATCAAGGCAAGAAAAAAAGAGCGcgaaagcaaaaagaaaatcctCAAAGTGAAACTCCTAAAGTTAACAAAAgg GCGAAGGAGAAATCATCTCCAGAGGCAACACCTGAGAAggatgttatgcctaaaaagGCTGCAAAACGTGGACCTAGAAAGAATGGAACGCCTAGAAAGAATGCGACGCCTAGAAAGAATGCGACGCCTAGAAAGAATGGGACTATTAATGGGAAAACTGCTCCTCATATGGGAGAGAATGGAGATGCAATGCCTCAAATCCCTAATCTCAGGTTAGAGGCAAAAATGATGGCTGAG GAAAATTCAAGAGTGTTTGGTGGAAAGCAAATACACCCTTTCTTCTTGTCTCGCAATGCCAGTAGTCGATGTCATGAGAAACCTATCCCGAGAAAACTTAAAGGCATTACTTTCGGCCCTATTCATGTTTTTGAAAGGGAACAG GATGGTGCTGTGTCTCTTGACTGGAgaaattggaaattttgcGAGGATTCTTTTATCAATAGCAGTTGTACTCAAGATGGCCCATTCTCATCAATTTTTGAATGCACTGGCAAATCATTATGCTTTGATGAGTTTCCCAGTGTATCAAATCCCTCTGGTTCATTGCTGTGTCCAGATAATTTGTCTTCAAATAAAGCATCACCGACAGCTGTGTCACTTGATGTACAGGTGGATCAGCTTGTTAAACATGCAGAG GACTATCAGGTTGATGAAGTTGTCCTCATATCTGGTTGTGAAAGAAATTCAGATGAGCAGCAAAGCCAATATCCTCAAGAAAG AGCTGCGTCATTTCATCTTGGTTGTGCTAATCAGCTTGATAGTAGATTGTGGACTGATAAGTACCAACCAAAAAAGTCCACAGAG TTATGTGGTAATGATGATTCTGTGAAGATTCTGAGTGAGTGGCTTCGAACTTGGTGTCGAAGAGGCCGTCAAGCAAACAGAGATGAACCTGGTGGTGATGAATGTGATATTCAAGATCCTGATTATAATTGTTTTCGGGACGATTCTGATTCAGAAAATATTAGTGAAGAGGGCAGCTTTAAAAATGTTCTCTTGATCACTGGGCCAGTTGGg AGTGGGAAGTCTGCAGCTATCTATGCTTGTGCAAAGGAGCAAGGGTTCAGAGTTTTAGAG GCCAGCGCGTCGGAGTGTAGAAATGGAGCTCTTATGAAGGAAAGATTTGGGGCGTTAGAATCGCAATCCACTTTAGACTCACAACTCCTTCAGtg GTCACAGGAGAGTTCTGTTGAATTTCAGAGTGTGGATGATATGAAATCCCCTACAGTCATTCCTAATAGTGAAGTACTGCAAGAGCACGATAACCAAGGGACTGAAGTGATACCCATATCAGATGAGGATATTTCACATGAGGCTTCTGAAACATCTGAGAAATTTGTTTACGAGGATAATTCAGTTGCCTGTGGTCAAGGTCAACTTAAACCCTTGATTCTCTTTGAGGATGTGGATATTGTTTTTGCTGAAGACCGTGGTTTTATTAGTGCGATACAACAAATAGCTGACAAAATAAAGGGGCCTGTGATACTGACCAGCAATA GCAACAAACCTTTTCTTCCTGACAATTTGGACAGGCTAGAATTGTGTTTTAAAATGCCGTTAGAGAAGGAGCTTCTTCAGCATTTATGTATG GTTTGTTCTGCAGAGAAGGTTAATGTTCAACCTCGTCTAATAGAGCATTTAATTGACTTTTGTCAGAGAGATATCAGGAAAACTATTATGCATCTGCAGTTCTGGTGCCAGGGTGAACAATTTACAAAAG GTAGAGTTAGTGAAGTACAGAGACTTTCCAGTCCGCTGCCATTTGATCTTGAAGCTGGGTATCAAATATTTCCAAAGATGATTCCTTGGGAGTTCCCTTCTCAGTTAGCTGAGCTTGTTATGAAGGAGATTGCAATGTCGTTATGCACTATGGAGGATGTCATTGAAAACCAATTTGATGATCATGTAATGCAGAGCAATATGGAGAGGTGCATTTCTGAAACAGACAGTATAGAGGCCAAGAAGAAAGCAATGCTAAGCAATAATTGCTCCGATCATGATTGCATTGacttttttgactttttggATTCCTCAAGCAACCCACTTGCTTTTTCTCTGAGAAACAGTAGGAGAAAACTTGCAGTTGTGTCTTCTGATTCTGAAGATGAGCTTCTTAATGGAGGAGTGGCAACAACTCCCGACAAGGATGCTAGCGATGAATTATGTGTTGAGGTTGATCAATCTCCTTCCCACTGCCGGAGAAAACTTGTTATGTCTTCTGATTCTGAAGGTGAGCTTCTTAATGGAGGAGTGCAAACACTTCTTAACAAGGATGCTAGCAATGAATTGTGCGTTCAGGTTGATGATCGATGTCCTTTCCACTGCCCGAGCGTGCAAAAAAGCTTCAGCCCATCAACTGAACTGCAACTATTTTCAGGAGCAGAGAAGCTGGAAGAAAACCTTCATCAATTTTCAGAAACATCAATCGACTTAAACGTGAAGGACACGTGCGTATCAATTGGAGTGTCATGTGTGCCAGAGTCATCGTTTGTGCCTGAGACTGATATTAACAACGGAATAGAATTTTCATTCGGTAGGGTGTCCGGTGGTCAAGTGGGCCAAGCGTCTGAAATCTTGGAAGAAGCTTCAGTGAGCAATGAATTCAGACAACATGTTTTTACCATTGGAGTTGACAAGTTTGATGAATTTATGCCCAAATTACATAAGGATTCTGATATGCCAGAAGGTACTTGTGAATTCATTGCAGTATCATCTCATGAAGAGGTGGAAGATTCTCAAATTGAACTTATAGAATCCATTACTAGAGAACATCAGCTGATGGATGAATGTAGCTGTATAGATTTCAGTAGGAAAGTCAAGCCACATGAAATATGTAGGTCCTCAATGGAGATTGATGCTGTACGCGAATCATGGAGAAAACTTCGTGATCGTCGTGGAGATCTAGGACATTTTGTTGCTGCAGAACATAAATGTTCTGAAATTATAGAAATTGCTTGTGAAATGAGCAATCTAATTTCAGAAGCTGAAGTGTTGCATTTAAAGTGCCAATCACTA GATTCCTTGGGATTGCCAATGATTTATTCTGAAGAATCAGATGCATTTAGCTGGTCCAACGAGCAGTTGCAAATGACATCAGCAATCTTGGAGCATGGGTTTTGCTTCCATGCCAAAGTCATTGCTGCGGCAGGTATGGATATGGGGTTTGACAGCAGGGTGGATTCCGGGGAGATGCCATGTACCAATAGTAAGATCAAAGTTGGTGGCGTACTTGGACAGAATGTTAAGGGGAAGCAGATAGATACCAGGGTTGGTGGAGTTGTGAGCTGGCCAGAAAATGCAACACTGCCAAATAG TGAGAAGCCACAGCTTGTTGATATAATCCGGTCCATGGTCCCTTCACGAGCATACATGACAATAAAAGGCAATGCATTCTGCGAATATCGTTCTTCTCTGGGCCACATGTCAAGAGCAGAATCTTGTCGTTTATCTGAAGGTGTTAACAAGACTAAAAAACGGAG GGGACGAGCTGCTCGAAATTACTTGAGTACTGGGTCACTAATGCTCTCATCTGAAGAAGTTTCGTTGCTGG GCTTATTGCAGATTTGCAGCTGCTGTAGGAACAGATAA
- the LOC8274111 gene encoding uncharacterized protein LOC8274111 isoform X4, with protein sequence MDKSAEEEGLVTVPEEMQQQERSKSRRLVQSTLLPHKSTAIESKSEQKSHKECNGDDKDGDNCENQGKKKRARKQKENPQSETPKVNKRAKEKSSPEATPEKDVMPKKAAKRGPRKNGTPRKNATPRKNATPRKNGTINGKTAPHMGENGDAMPQIPNLRLEAKMMAEENSRVFGGKQIHPFFLSRNASSRCHEKPIPRKLKGITFGPIHVFEREQDGAVSLDWRNWKFCEDSFINSSCTQDGPFSSIFECTGKSLCFDEFPSVSNPSGSLLCPDNLSSNKASPTAVSLDVQVDQLVKHAEDYQVDEVVLISGCERNSDEQQSQYPQERAASFHLGCANQLDSRLWTDKYQPKKSTELCGNDDSVKILSEWLRTWCRRGRQANRDEPGGDECDIQDPDYNCFRDDSDSENISEEGSFKNVLLITGPVGSGKSAAIYACAKEQGFRVLEASASECRNGALMKERFGALESQSTLDSQLLQWSQESSVEFQSVDDMKSPTVIPNSEVLQEHDNQGTEVIPISDEDISHEASETSEKFVYEDNSVACGQGQLKPLILFEDVDIVFAEDRGFISAIQQIADKIKGPVILTSNSNKPFLPDNLDRLELCFKMPLEKELLQHLCMVCSAEKVNVQPRLIEHLIDFCQRDIRKTIMHLQFWCQGEQFTKGRVSEVQRLSSPLPFDLEAGYQIFPKMIPWEFPSQLAELVMKEIAMSLCTMEDVIENQFDDHVMQSNMERCISETDSIEAKKKAMLSNNCSDHDCIDFFDFLDSSSNPLAFSLRNSRRKLAVVSSDSEDELLNGGVATTPDKDASDELCVEVDQSPSHCRRKLVMSSDSEGELLNGGVQTLLNKDASNELCVQVDDRCPFHCPSVQKSFSPSTELQLFSGAEKLEENLHQFSETSIDLNVKDTCVSIGVSCVPESSFVPETDINNGIEFSFGRVSGGQVGQASEILEEASVSNEFRQHVFTIGVDKFDEFMPKLHKDSDMPEGTCEFIAVSSHEEVEDSQIELIESITREHQLMDECSCIDFSRKVKPHEICRSSMEIDAVRESWRKLRDRRGDLGHFVAAEHKCSEIIEIACEMSNLISEAEVLHLKCQSLDSLGLPMIYSEESDAFSWSNEQLQMTSAILEHGFCFHAKVIAAAGMDMGFDSRVDSGEMPCTNSKIKVGGVLGQNVKGKQIDTRVGGVVSWPENATLPNSEKPQLVDIIRSMVPSRAYMTIKGNAFCEYRSSLGHMSRAESCRLSEGVNKTKKRRGRAARNYLSTGSLMLSSEEVSLLDLQLL encoded by the exons ATGGATAAATCAGCTGAAGAAGAAGGCCTGGTAACGGTGCCCGAAGAGATGCAGCAGCAGGAAAGGAGTAAAAGCCGGCGACTGGTGCAGTCAACTCTTTTACCTCACAAATCAACAGCAATTGAATCGAAAAGTGAGCAAAAGAGCCATAAGGAATGCAATGGAGATGATAAAGACGGTGATAACTGTGAGAATCAAGGCAAGAAAAAAAGAGCGcgaaagcaaaaagaaaatcctCAAAGTGAAACTCCTAAAGTTAACAAAAgg GCGAAGGAGAAATCATCTCCAGAGGCAACACCTGAGAAggatgttatgcctaaaaagGCTGCAAAACGTGGACCTAGAAAGAATGGAACGCCTAGAAAGAATGCGACGCCTAGAAAGAATGCGACGCCTAGAAAGAATGGGACTATTAATGGGAAAACTGCTCCTCATATGGGAGAGAATGGAGATGCAATGCCTCAAATCCCTAATCTCAGGTTAGAGGCAAAAATGATGGCTGAG GAAAATTCAAGAGTGTTTGGTGGAAAGCAAATACACCCTTTCTTCTTGTCTCGCAATGCCAGTAGTCGATGTCATGAGAAACCTATCCCGAGAAAACTTAAAGGCATTACTTTCGGCCCTATTCATGTTTTTGAAAGGGAACAG GATGGTGCTGTGTCTCTTGACTGGAgaaattggaaattttgcGAGGATTCTTTTATCAATAGCAGTTGTACTCAAGATGGCCCATTCTCATCAATTTTTGAATGCACTGGCAAATCATTATGCTTTGATGAGTTTCCCAGTGTATCAAATCCCTCTGGTTCATTGCTGTGTCCAGATAATTTGTCTTCAAATAAAGCATCACCGACAGCTGTGTCACTTGATGTACAGGTGGATCAGCTTGTTAAACATGCAGAG GACTATCAGGTTGATGAAGTTGTCCTCATATCTGGTTGTGAAAGAAATTCAGATGAGCAGCAAAGCCAATATCCTCAAGAAAG AGCTGCGTCATTTCATCTTGGTTGTGCTAATCAGCTTGATAGTAGATTGTGGACTGATAAGTACCAACCAAAAAAGTCCACAGAG TTATGTGGTAATGATGATTCTGTGAAGATTCTGAGTGAGTGGCTTCGAACTTGGTGTCGAAGAGGCCGTCAAGCAAACAGAGATGAACCTGGTGGTGATGAATGTGATATTCAAGATCCTGATTATAATTGTTTTCGGGACGATTCTGATTCAGAAAATATTAGTGAAGAGGGCAGCTTTAAAAATGTTCTCTTGATCACTGGGCCAGTTGGg AGTGGGAAGTCTGCAGCTATCTATGCTTGTGCAAAGGAGCAAGGGTTCAGAGTTTTAGAG GCCAGCGCGTCGGAGTGTAGAAATGGAGCTCTTATGAAGGAAAGATTTGGGGCGTTAGAATCGCAATCCACTTTAGACTCACAACTCCTTCAGtg GTCACAGGAGAGTTCTGTTGAATTTCAGAGTGTGGATGATATGAAATCCCCTACAGTCATTCCTAATAGTGAAGTACTGCAAGAGCACGATAACCAAGGGACTGAAGTGATACCCATATCAGATGAGGATATTTCACATGAGGCTTCTGAAACATCTGAGAAATTTGTTTACGAGGATAATTCAGTTGCCTGTGGTCAAGGTCAACTTAAACCCTTGATTCTCTTTGAGGATGTGGATATTGTTTTTGCTGAAGACCGTGGTTTTATTAGTGCGATACAACAAATAGCTGACAAAATAAAGGGGCCTGTGATACTGACCAGCAATA GCAACAAACCTTTTCTTCCTGACAATTTGGACAGGCTAGAATTGTGTTTTAAAATGCCGTTAGAGAAGGAGCTTCTTCAGCATTTATGTATG GTTTGTTCTGCAGAGAAGGTTAATGTTCAACCTCGTCTAATAGAGCATTTAATTGACTTTTGTCAGAGAGATATCAGGAAAACTATTATGCATCTGCAGTTCTGGTGCCAGGGTGAACAATTTACAAAAG GTAGAGTTAGTGAAGTACAGAGACTTTCCAGTCCGCTGCCATTTGATCTTGAAGCTGGGTATCAAATATTTCCAAAGATGATTCCTTGGGAGTTCCCTTCTCAGTTAGCTGAGCTTGTTATGAAGGAGATTGCAATGTCGTTATGCACTATGGAGGATGTCATTGAAAACCAATTTGATGATCATGTAATGCAGAGCAATATGGAGAGGTGCATTTCTGAAACAGACAGTATAGAGGCCAAGAAGAAAGCAATGCTAAGCAATAATTGCTCCGATCATGATTGCATTGacttttttgactttttggATTCCTCAAGCAACCCACTTGCTTTTTCTCTGAGAAACAGTAGGAGAAAACTTGCAGTTGTGTCTTCTGATTCTGAAGATGAGCTTCTTAATGGAGGAGTGGCAACAACTCCCGACAAGGATGCTAGCGATGAATTATGTGTTGAGGTTGATCAATCTCCTTCCCACTGCCGGAGAAAACTTGTTATGTCTTCTGATTCTGAAGGTGAGCTTCTTAATGGAGGAGTGCAAACACTTCTTAACAAGGATGCTAGCAATGAATTGTGCGTTCAGGTTGATGATCGATGTCCTTTCCACTGCCCGAGCGTGCAAAAAAGCTTCAGCCCATCAACTGAACTGCAACTATTTTCAGGAGCAGAGAAGCTGGAAGAAAACCTTCATCAATTTTCAGAAACATCAATCGACTTAAACGTGAAGGACACGTGCGTATCAATTGGAGTGTCATGTGTGCCAGAGTCATCGTTTGTGCCTGAGACTGATATTAACAACGGAATAGAATTTTCATTCGGTAGGGTGTCCGGTGGTCAAGTGGGCCAAGCGTCTGAAATCTTGGAAGAAGCTTCAGTGAGCAATGAATTCAGACAACATGTTTTTACCATTGGAGTTGACAAGTTTGATGAATTTATGCCCAAATTACATAAGGATTCTGATATGCCAGAAGGTACTTGTGAATTCATTGCAGTATCATCTCATGAAGAGGTGGAAGATTCTCAAATTGAACTTATAGAATCCATTACTAGAGAACATCAGCTGATGGATGAATGTAGCTGTATAGATTTCAGTAGGAAAGTCAAGCCACATGAAATATGTAGGTCCTCAATGGAGATTGATGCTGTACGCGAATCATGGAGAAAACTTCGTGATCGTCGTGGAGATCTAGGACATTTTGTTGCTGCAGAACATAAATGTTCTGAAATTATAGAAATTGCTTGTGAAATGAGCAATCTAATTTCAGAAGCTGAAGTGTTGCATTTAAAGTGCCAATCACTA GATTCCTTGGGATTGCCAATGATTTATTCTGAAGAATCAGATGCATTTAGCTGGTCCAACGAGCAGTTGCAAATGACATCAGCAATCTTGGAGCATGGGTTTTGCTTCCATGCCAAAGTCATTGCTGCGGCAGGTATGGATATGGGGTTTGACAGCAGGGTGGATTCCGGGGAGATGCCATGTACCAATAGTAAGATCAAAGTTGGTGGCGTACTTGGACAGAATGTTAAGGGGAAGCAGATAGATACCAGGGTTGGTGGAGTTGTGAGCTGGCCAGAAAATGCAACACTGCCAAATAG TGAGAAGCCACAGCTTGTTGATATAATCCGGTCCATGGTCCCTTCACGAGCATACATGACAATAAAAGGCAATGCATTCTGCGAATATCGTTCTTCTCTGGGCCACATGTCAAGAGCAGAATCTTGTCGTTTATCTGAAGGTGTTAACAAGACTAAAAAACGGAG GGGACGAGCTGCTCGAAATTACTTGAGTACTGGGTCACTAATGCTCTCATCTGAAGAAGTTTCGTTGCTGG ATTTGCAGCTGCTGTAG